The Vigna unguiculata cultivar IT97K-499-35 chromosome 6, ASM411807v1, whole genome shotgun sequence genome contains a region encoding:
- the LOC114187029 gene encoding uncharacterized protein LOC114187029, translating to MEVAVELEDDLFFADLSKEIALLIMDEDEDHLDSSPPGSLQAFSEAIYPPPQFAFLYEHALRRESKGTGVFIPQATQPRRKQRKGRAGSHAKHQKQSQDTRTVSHVPNKNSFKSRNG from the exons ATGGAGGTTGCAGTTGAACTTGAAGATGACCTATTTTTTGCAGATTTGAGCAAGGAAATTGCTCTCCTGATCATGGATGAAGATGAAGACCATCTCGATTCTTCTCCTCCTGGTTCCCTTCAG GCTTTTTCTGAGGCAATTTATCCTCCTCCGCAGTTTGCTTTTCTCTATGAGCACGCTTTGAGGAGAGAAAGCAAAGGCACGGGTGTGTTTATCCCCCAGGCAACACAGCCAAGAAGGAAACAGAGGAAAGGAAGGGCTGGTTCACATGCAAAGCATCAAAAGCAGTCTCAAGATACCAGAACGGTTTCTCATGTTCCTAACAAGAATTCTTTCAAATCCAGAAATGGCTAA
- the LOC114188999 gene encoding 3-dehydrosphinganine reductase TSC10A, producing MADAYFFLFFLLPLLLLVVLYFLVKPRSVKIPIKNRHVFITGGSSGIGLALAHRAAAEGARVSILARSPGKLEEARNAIRLATGIEVAVFSADVRDFEAVKRAVDEAGPIDVLLLNHGVFVALELEKMELSEVKFTMDVNLMGTLNLIKAALPAMKNRKDPLPASIALVSSQAGQVGIYGYVAYSASKFGLRGLAEALQQEVIADNIHVSLIFPPDTDTPGLAEENRRKPELTKIIAASSGSMKAEEVAQKALDGIKSGSFIVSCNLEGIALSLATAGLSPQRSFLMAFVEVVAAGILRIVALGMQWTWYGSIEKYHSQRKGSTRSS from the exons ATGGCGGACGCatacttctttcttttctttcttcttcctctgctTCTTCTGGTCGTGCTCTATTTCCTGGTTAAACCGCGATCGGTGAAGATCCCTATCAAGAATCGGCACGTGTTTATCACGGGCGGATCCAGCGGCATCGGGCTGGCTCTGGCACACCGCGCGGCGGCGGAGGGCGCGCGTGTGTCGATCTTGGCGCGGTCGCCGGGGAAGCTGGAGGAGGCGCGAAATGCGATCCGGCTGGCGACGGGGATCGAGGTGGCGGTGTTCTCGGCAGACGTACGGGACTTCGAGGCGGTGAAGCGCGCGGTGGACGAGGCCGGGCCAATCGACGTGTTGCTGCTGAACCACGGCGTGTTCGTAGCGCTGGAACTGGAGAAGATGGAACTGAGTGAGGTAAAGTTCACCATGGACGTCAATCTCATGGGAACATTGAATCTCATCAAGGCCGCGCTGCCGGCAATGAAAAACCGGAAGGACCCGCTGCCCGCTTCCATTGCTCTTGTTTCCTCACAGGCCGGTCAG GTGGGCATTTATGGTTACGTTGCTTACTCAGCGAGTAAATTTGGTCTCCGTGGTTTAGCAGAAGCATTGCAACAAGAGGTTATAGCTGATAATATTCATGTTTCTCTGATTTTTCCTCCGGATACAGATACTCCAGGATTAGCTGAAG AAAACAGGAGAAAACCGGAGCTCACCAAAATCATTGCAGCCTCATCTGGTTCTATGAAAGCTGAAGAAGTGGCTCAGAAAGCTTTGGATGGTATAAAAAGTGGCAGCTTTATCGTTTCTTGCAATTTGGAGGGAATTGCGCTATCCCTAGCAACTGCAGGTTTATCCCCTCAGAGGTCCTTCTTAATGGCCTTTGTTGAGGTGGTTGCTGCTGGAATCCTACGGATTGTTGCACTAGGCATGCAGTGGACTTGGTATGGAAGTATAGAGAAATATCACAGCCAAAGGAAGG GTTCAACCCGGAGTAGCTGA